A stretch of the Arachis stenosperma cultivar V10309 chromosome 6, arast.V10309.gnm1.PFL2, whole genome shotgun sequence genome encodes the following:
- the LOC130933799 gene encoding protein FAR1-RELATED SEQUENCE 5-like: protein MSTSQVEGVSSVVALPPPSPYRSSLMECVVGEPVDYVPSPGGNEISSNPNENIVEPLVVDPVQMTKAMQMLDVTDDGSDEMDICDDLPDHGTLEEDEIPSVGMRFAKLQLAHDFYVSYVKKVGFATKIRTTTFDKITKEPVNQAIHCNRDRIHGSRVKAPTHKNPISAAGCKARMQLSMHAKYVIQNNDEAGIRPNKTFLSLANEAGGPSNLEFSEKDLRNYITARLQTSNANADVREMMNYFMRMKDINPNFFYAVKLDDECRFRSAVWVDARCRASYEYYGDVVSLDSTYSTNRHGLPFASFVGVNHHGKSTLLGCALLGNKKIPSYEWVFTQWLTCMGTTPQCIITDQCRSMYGAIRKALPNTRHRWCIWRIMKKFPQKLGGYRRYGELYPDLRNIVFNSRTEEAFERKWFEFMEEYNLHDNTWLSDLYDDRRMWVPLFFKGEFWAAMRSTQKSESMHAFYGGILHSKTSLVQFVHEYDNVLGAKEQRELEDDAVDSRG from the exons ATGTCGACATCGCAAGTAGAAGGGGTTTCAAGTGTGGTTGCTCTTCCACCCCCGTCACCCTACCGGAGTTCATTAATGGAGTGCGTTGTGGGTGAACCGGTGGATTATGTTCCATCTCCCGGTGGAaatgagatttcatccaatccAAATGAAAATATAGTTGAACCTCTCGTCGTCGATCCTGTGCAAATGACTAAG GCCATGCAAATGTTGGATGTTACTGATGATGGAAGTGATGAGATGGATATTTGTGACGAT CTGCCTGATCATGgtaccctggaggaagatgaaATACCAAGTGTTGGGATGCGGTTTGCGAAGTTGCAACTAGCGCATGATTTTTATGTTAGCTACGTCAAGAAAGTTGGGTTTGCAACTAAGATAAGGACGACAACATTTGACAAGATCACGAAGGAACCCGTTAACCAGGCTATCCACTGTAATCGGGATCGGATCCACGGGTCTCGTGTCAAAGCACCAACGCACAAAAACCCAATTTCAGCCGCAGGGTGCAAGGCAAGAAT GCAGCTGAGCATGCATGCGAAGTATGTGATTCAGAATAATGATGAGGCTGGGATTCGACCAAACAAGACCTTCCTATCTTTGGCCAATGAAGCTGGGGGCCCGTCGAATCTGGAATTCTCAGAAAAGGATTTAAGAAACTATATTACAGCAAGACTCCAAACGAGCAACGCAAATGCGGATGTTAGGGAGATGATGAACTATTTCATGAGAATGAAAGACATCAATCCAAACTTTTTCTATGCAGTGAAATTGGACGATGAGTGTAGATTTAGGAGTGCAGTTTGGGTTGATGCAAGGTGCAGGGCTTCCTATGAATACTACGGAGACGTTGTGTCACTCGATAGCACTTACAGTACAAACAG GCATGGGTTACCGTTTGCGTCGTTCGTCGGTGTCAACCACCATGGTAAGTCAACCCTCCTTGGATGTGCGCTGTTgggaaacaagaaaattccgaGTTATGAGTGGGTTTTTACACAATGGTTGACGTGCATGGGAACAACTCCACAGTGCATCATTACTGATCAATGCAGATCCATGTATGGTGCGATTAGAAAGGCGTTACCCAATACACGTCACCGTTGGTGCATATGGCGCATCATGAAGAAGTTTCCTCAGAAGCTTGGAGGTTATCGTCGGTACGGAGAGTTGTATCCCGACCTCAGGAACATTGTTTTTAACTCTCGAACGGAGGAGGCATTTGAGAGAAAATGGTTTGAATTTATGGAGGAGTACAATTTACATGACAACACATGGCTGTCAG ATCTTTATGATGACCGACGCATGTGGGttcctctattcttcaaggGGGAATTTTGGGCTGCCATGAGGAGTACACAAAAGAGTGAGAGCATGCACGCATTTTATGGTGGAATCTTACACAGCAAGACTAGCTTGGTCCAATTTGTTCACGAATATGACAATGTGCTTGGAGCCAAGGAGCAGAGGGAATTGGAGGATGATGCAGTAGACTCCAGGGGGTAA
- the LOC130935891 gene encoding uncharacterized protein LOC130935891, whose product MPFTMKIQPIDSDVCEETRRLELVKPVAKWRLKRLFERQFPGVLRSSAAAVEKTAGDDAHFGKDVAGADLEPNSVCLARMVQSFMEDNHDNKHPVSVKCSRNRCNCFNGNCDDNSDGESDAGFGETNQPPSGEGLEILKGLVACGSKSERNLLADTAKIVEKNKIICKRKDGDCRKLVTEALLALGYDAAICKSRWEKTPFYPAGEYEYIDVIIGNERVVVDVDFRSEFEIARPTKAYKAILQTVPYIFVGKCERLQSMVAIVSEAAKQSLKKKGMPVPPWRKVEYVRAKWLSPHTRVFPPSSSQGIKNNAEENQVLAGGAGEFKVSRCESDESNIVIQSKPPEIKAKSSLSALAAVLNETP is encoded by the exons atgcctTTTACAATGAAGATTCAGCCGATTGATTCTGACGTTTGTGAAGAGACGAGGAGGCTGGAGTTGGTGAAGCCGGTGGCCAAGTGGCGGTTGAAGCGGCTCTTCGAGCGCCAGTTCCCCGGCGTTCTGAGGAGCTCGGCGGCGGCGGTGGAGAAGACCGCCGGCGACGATGCGCATTTCGGCAAGGACGTAGCTGGTGCCGATTTGGAACCGAACTCTGTGTGTCTGGCGAGAATGGTGCAGAGTTTCATGGAAGATAATCACGATAATAAGCACCCGGTTTCCGTTAAGTGTTCCCGTAACCGCTGTAACTGCTTCAACGGCAACTGCGACGACAACTCCGACGGTGAATCGGACGCCGGTTTCGGAGAAACTAACCAGCCTCCCTCCGGCGAAGGTCTCGAAATCCTCAAG GGTTTGGTGGCGTGTGGCAGCAAGAGCGAGAGGAATCTGTTAGCGGACACAGCGAAGATAGTTGAGAAGAACAAGATAATCTGCAAACGCAAAGACGGCGATTGCAGAAAGCTCGTCACGGAGGCTTTGTTAGCTCTTGGCTACGATGCTGCAATCTGCAAATCTCGCTGGGAGAAAACTCCTTTCTATCCCGCTG GGGAATACGAGTACATTGATGTGATAATTGGGAACGAGAGGGTGGTGGTTGACGTTGATTTCAGATCGGAGTTCGAGATTGCTCGCCCGACCAAGGCGTACAAGGCGATCCTTCAAACTGTTCCGTACATATTCGTTGGCAAGTGTGAGCGGTTGCAGAGTATGGTGGCGATTGTGTCGGAGGCGGCGAAGCAGAgcttgaagaagaagggaaTGCCGGTTCCGCCGTGGAGGAAGGTCGAATACGTCAGAGCGAAATGGCTCTCCCCTCACACGCGAGTTTTTCCCCCTTCCTCCTCGCAAGGGATCAAAAACAACGCGGAGGAAAACCAGGTTTTGGCCGGCGGCGCCGGCGAGTTTAAAGTGAGTCGTTGCGAGTCGGATGAGTCTAATATTGTGATCCAATCCAAACCACCGGAGATAAAGGCTAAGAGCTCGCTCTCTGCTTTGGCTGCTGTGTTAAATGAAACCCcataa
- the LOC130933800 gene encoding uncharacterized protein LOC130933800, with translation MRRDQRSPKHDPILSSQYVVCEGRYNCRFEALDRTLRNLILVTDQHKTHQPFGGKIVVLGGDFRQILSVIPKGSRHDILASAINSSHLWSFCKVLKLHTNMRLLMSSSDQDEGEMKIFANWILDVGNGNIGSVVGDELEVEISYDLLITTIDDHLSHLVDFAYPNLLQNMSDYRYFQSRAILAPTLKSVEKVNDFVLTIFPGMEKEYLSSDTTCQADENEDVKQEWFTPEFLNNIKCSGLLNHKLTLKPGVAVMLLRNIDQTSGLRNGTRLIVNKLGSNVIGATVVTGRNIGDKVYIPRMNLIPSDSGLPFKFQRRQFSLTVCFAMTIYMSQGQSLSHVRLYLSKSVFTHEQLYVALSRVKGLFG, from the coding sequence ATGAGGAGAGATCAGAGAAGTCCAAAACATGATCCAATTTTGAGTTCTCAATATGTTGTATGCGAGGGAAGGTACAACTGCCGTTTTGAAGCACTTGATCGGACGCTCAGGAATCTTATATTAGTTACCGATCAACATAAGACACATCAACCATTTGGTGGTAAGATTGTTGTTCTAGGAGGTGATTTCAGACAGATACTTTCGGTGATTCCGAAAGGAAGTAGACACGATATATTAGCATCCGCTATTAACTCATCCCATCTGTGGTCATTTTGTAAGGTTCTGAAACTGCATACGAATATGAGGCTTCTAATGTCTTCTTCGGATCAAGATGAAGGTGAAATGAAGATATTTGCTAATTGGATACTTGATGTTGGAAATGGAAATATTGGCTCTGTTGTTGGTGATGAATTAGAAGTTGAAATTTCATATGATCTATTGATTACAACTATTGATGATCATCTCTCTCATTTGGTAGACTTTGCATATCCAAATTTATTGCAAAACATGTCAGATTACAGGTATTTTCAGAGTAGAGCAATTCTTGCACCCACACTTAAGAGTGTCGAGAAGGTAAACGATTTTGTCTTGACAATCTTTCCAGGGATGGAAAAGGAGTATTTGAGCTCTGACACAACATGTCAAGCTGATGAGAATGAAGATGTAAAACAAGAGTGGTTCACACCAGAGTTTCTAAATAACATCAAATGTTCGGGACTACTCAATCACAAGTTGACTTTGAAGCCAGGAGTCGCTGTAATGCTACTGCGAAACATAGACCAGACTTCAGGTTTACGCAACGGGACAAGATTAATAGTTAACAAACTTGGCAGCAACGTAATTGGAGCGACGGTAGTGACCGGTAGAAATATTGGAGATAAAGTGTACATTCcaagaatgaacttgatccctTCAGATTCAGGATTGCCATTTAAGTTCCAACGCAGACAATTTTCATTAACAGTATGCTTTGCAATGACCATTTACATGAGTCAGGGTCAATCATTATCACATGTACGACTTTATTTGTCAAAATCAGTGTTCACCCATGAACAACTTTATGTTGCTTTGTCAAGAGTTAAGGGCTTGTTTGGGTGA